The Psychromonas sp. MME1 genome window below encodes:
- a CDS encoding autotransporter assembly complex family protein: MRALKLLILFSLALFHIIAVAKVSFEINGVNKNATENVLIFLKGLNEPDNLQHFSFIKQVKESTTEALVALGYYNASIQIETEQQSQLVKVTIIPGERTRITKLDLKLTGEGVNDQAFQKLLTEFDVKENAFLNHGKYESAKSSLLNLSRQRGYFDAKYEKSSVEVSAKTNSAIVYFWFNTGPRYQFGELKFSAILPAEQQVIALRKFKVGQPFEYQKLRKYNADLSKTGYFKNITIVPEIKNKQGLLIPLTVEATMRPEDSFNVGLGYSTDQEIRSKLRWNRPWVNDYGHSIEGNLIVSAEQQEINFTYKIPEIDAIYNYDTVQAGYKKLNQNDTDTQQYLLGLNRNSLLQNQWQLTTFIKYDHEYGRQGQQEYSKRSIIPGVTFSRSRQRGGMNPYWGDKKLVSIEFSNQWWLSDEDLIKVYGQYKLLRSINRTHEFFINTEFGAIYTQSIEDVPSSMRFFTGGDQTIRGYDYESIAPKDSDGYLVGGKYLIVGSLEYRYPIVENWKAALFGDAGNATDDLSADLLTSAGVGVVWASPVGPIRLYLAKPFDTEKNKITLHIMIGPEL; the protein is encoded by the coding sequence ATGAGAGCTTTAAAATTACTCATTTTATTTTCCCTTGCGTTATTTCATATTATAGCCGTTGCCAAAGTCTCCTTTGAGATTAATGGCGTAAATAAAAATGCAACTGAAAATGTATTAATTTTCTTAAAAGGGTTAAATGAACCTGATAATTTGCAGCATTTTAGTTTTATAAAGCAAGTGAAAGAATCAACTACTGAAGCGTTAGTCGCATTAGGCTATTACAATGCCAGTATACAGATTGAAACAGAACAACAATCACAGCTAGTAAAAGTCACCATTATTCCCGGGGAGCGCACTCGCATTACAAAACTCGACCTGAAATTAACTGGGGAAGGTGTAAATGATCAGGCATTTCAAAAGTTACTCACAGAATTTGATGTAAAAGAAAATGCTTTTTTGAATCATGGTAAATATGAGTCAGCGAAAAGCAGTTTACTCAATTTATCCCGTCAACGAGGTTACTTTGATGCAAAATATGAAAAATCCTCAGTTGAAGTTAGCGCTAAAACAAATAGTGCTATTGTCTATTTTTGGTTTAATACTGGGCCTCGATATCAATTTGGTGAGTTGAAATTTAGCGCCATTCTACCTGCTGAACAGCAAGTTATTGCGTTAAGAAAATTTAAAGTTGGTCAGCCATTTGAATACCAAAAGCTGCGTAAATATAATGCAGATCTCAGTAAAACAGGTTATTTCAAAAATATAACTATCGTACCTGAAATAAAAAACAAGCAAGGGTTGTTGATTCCGTTAACTGTCGAGGCAACCATGCGACCAGAGGACTCCTTTAATGTCGGCCTTGGTTACAGTACAGACCAAGAAATACGTAGTAAATTACGTTGGAACAGACCTTGGGTTAACGACTACGGGCACTCTATTGAAGGTAATTTAATTGTTTCTGCAGAACAGCAAGAAATTAACTTTACTTATAAAATTCCTGAGATAGATGCTATTTATAACTATGATACCGTGCAGGCAGGTTACAAAAAATTAAATCAAAACGATACCGATACTCAGCAATATCTTCTTGGTCTTAATCGTAATTCGCTATTACAAAACCAATGGCAACTCACTACTTTCATTAAATATGACCATGAATATGGTAGGCAAGGGCAGCAAGAATACTCAAAACGCTCTATTATACCGGGGGTGACATTTAGTAGAAGTCGTCAACGAGGGGGCATGAATCCATATTGGGGGGATAAAAAATTAGTCTCTATTGAGTTTTCTAATCAATGGTGGTTATCGGATGAAGATTTAATTAAAGTTTATGGGCAATATAAATTATTACGTAGCATAAACCGTACACATGAGTTTTTTATTAATACGGAGTTTGGTGCTATTTATACACAGTCCATTGAAGATGTTCCTTCTTCTATGCGTTTCTTTACAGGGGGGGATCAAACTATTCGTGGTTATGATTACGAAAGTATTGCCCCTAAAGATAGCGATGGCTACTTAGTTGGAGGGAAATACTTAATTGTTGGCAGCTTGGAGTATCGCTATCCGATTGTGGAAAATTGGAAAGCGGCACTTTTTGGTGATGCTGGTAATGCAACGGATGATCTCTCCGCCGATTTATTAACCAGCGCGGGTGTTGGTGTGGTATGGGCTTCGCCAGTGGGTCCCATTCGCCTCTATCTCGCTAAACCCTTTGATACAGAAAAAAATAAAATAACATTGCACATTATGATTGGGCCTGAGCTATGA
- a CDS encoding peptidylprolyl isomerase, translating into MALASARHILVKSEEDCLELKKEIEAGADFAELAKKHSSCPSGAQGGELGEFGPGMMVPAFDKVVFSAPVGVVQGPVKTQFGFHLLEVTSRND; encoded by the coding sequence ATGGCATTAGCAAGCGCAAGACACATACTGGTAAAATCTGAAGAAGATTGTCTTGAATTAAAAAAAGAGATTGAAGCTGGCGCTGATTTCGCAGAACTCGCTAAAAAACATTCCTCTTGCCCTTCTGGCGCACAAGGCGGTGAACTTGGTGAGTTTGGCCCGGGAATGATGGTGCCTGCGTTTGATAAAGTGGTATTTAGTGCACCTGTTGGCGTTGTTCAAGGTCCAGTAAAAACGCAATTTGGCTTTCATCTATTAGAAGTAACAAGCCGAAACGATTAA